From Pirellulales bacterium, one genomic window encodes:
- a CDS encoding tetratricopeptide repeat protein — protein MLVVFFVGPAELPVFFQRLVGIVNALLAMLTVVFAIREYGKKYNRLRWPLVGRVSTSKVAGSLTFIVVLGWWLSPWVPIPAGEAEPDLWRLLEHGLDEPVLTLADRQFATIAAPAPSPAARHAAEAISPESPPFPRALQAVAEARFDDAIALLNTLDEDKAMDRDTRELVRVARAQADLYAGRFTEASRRYGELLEGEPRREDYLAHGALAAALAGDYKTAADRARQLRDQAAARGHESPRYRQAVNLLVAIRVMQGNYAEAARFGDETKSSRQRAARDDNRGPIDPLLAADANNQAVLRVLTRPATVEVPPSAEGLSAGFVLAKKLWIEWSTANGRPRELADLDVATELYNLGMVALGEERFDQAGELLDDALSVRRAAAEQARTPAIGLSLNALAELQRIEANFAQAQSLASEAADVLESSPRENAPERLVSLATRAALDADLGHYDLAIARYQQAIESAARSLPPQHPYVAAIKIRLAEAYSLAGKNQEAETAIGEALTILDQAGLEQVVARAQGLRVLGIVFLRQRKRDLAQQQFEAAAKIVGLPAAPAGGESHDEHSSETLEVAALRAARAELADDPQSLPAAAADCEAAMAIVQRQIGDQAASHPLMAEYLRDLARVHVRQGKPLAAVPLLRQSLAIEDRALPPDHPAIIATLDDLASALDKTAQADEAKRLADRAKQLRAGRGEARGQ, from the coding sequence ATGCTAGTCGTCTTTTTCGTTGGTCCGGCCGAATTGCCGGTTTTCTTCCAGCGGCTGGTCGGGATCGTCAACGCACTGCTGGCAATGCTGACGGTGGTGTTCGCAATCCGCGAGTACGGGAAGAAATACAATCGGCTCCGCTGGCCGCTGGTGGGACGAGTCAGCACCAGCAAAGTAGCCGGCTCGCTGACGTTTATCGTCGTTCTCGGCTGGTGGCTTAGCCCCTGGGTGCCGATTCCTGCCGGCGAGGCGGAGCCCGATCTCTGGCGGCTGCTCGAGCATGGGCTCGACGAGCCGGTGCTGACGCTTGCCGACCGTCAGTTCGCGACGATCGCCGCGCCGGCGCCGTCCCCCGCCGCCCGTCACGCCGCCGAAGCGATCTCGCCGGAAAGCCCGCCGTTTCCGCGGGCCCTTCAGGCCGTCGCCGAAGCGCGGTTCGATGATGCAATCGCGCTGCTGAACACGCTGGATGAGGATAAAGCGATGGACCGCGACACTCGCGAATTGGTGCGCGTTGCCCGCGCTCAGGCCGATCTGTATGCCGGCCGATTCACCGAAGCCAGCCGGCGTTACGGCGAATTGCTGGAGGGCGAGCCGCGGCGCGAGGATTATCTGGCCCATGGGGCGCTGGCTGCGGCGCTGGCCGGAGATTACAAGACGGCGGCGGACCGGGCTCGCCAACTGCGCGACCAGGCCGCCGCCCGTGGCCATGAGTCGCCGCGCTATCGGCAGGCAGTGAATCTTCTGGTGGCGATCCGCGTGATGCAAGGGAACTATGCCGAAGCGGCCCGATTCGGGGACGAGACCAAATCGAGCCGCCAGCGGGCCGCCCGCGACGACAACCGTGGCCCAATTGATCCGTTGCTCGCCGCCGACGCGAACAATCAAGCCGTGCTTCGAGTCCTGACGCGTCCGGCGACAGTCGAAGTTCCGCCCAGCGCCGAAGGGCTATCCGCCGGATTCGTTCTGGCGAAAAAGCTCTGGATCGAATGGAGCACGGCGAACGGCCGGCCTCGCGAGCTGGCCGATCTCGACGTGGCGACGGAACTCTACAACCTCGGGATGGTCGCGCTGGGCGAGGAGCGATTCGATCAGGCGGGTGAATTGCTCGACGACGCGCTCTCCGTGCGGCGCGCCGCCGCGGAGCAAGCGAGGACCCCGGCGATCGGCCTCAGTTTGAACGCGCTGGCCGAACTCCAGCGGATCGAGGCCAATTTCGCGCAGGCGCAGTCTCTGGCAAGCGAAGCCGCCGACGTGCTGGAGTCGTCGCCGCGAGAGAACGCTCCCGAGCGGCTCGTATCGCTGGCCACGCGCGCGGCGCTCGACGCCGATCTGGGACATTACGATCTGGCGATCGCCCGCTACCAGCAGGCGATCGAATCGGCGGCGCGGTCGTTGCCGCCGCAGCATCCCTACGTGGCCGCGATCAAGATTCGGCTTGCCGAGGCGTACTCGCTCGCCGGAAAGAATCAGGAAGCAGAGACCGCGATCGGCGAGGCGCTGACGATTCTCGACCAGGCCGGGTTGGAGCAAGTCGTCGCTCGGGCGCAAGGGCTGCGGGTTCTCGGCATCGTCTTTCTGCGCCAGCGTAAGAGAGACCTGGCCCAACAGCAGTTCGAAGCGGCGGCCAAGATCGTCGGCCTTCCCGCAGCGCCGGCCGGCGGCGAGTCTCACGATGAGCACTCGTCCGAGACGCTTGAAGTTGCTGCGCTGCGAGCTGCGCGGGCCGAATTGGCTGATGATCCACAGAGCTTGCCCGCAGCCGCGGCCGATTGCGAGGCGGCCATGGCCATTGTGCAAAGGCAGATTGGAGATCAAGCGGCGAGCCATCCGCTCATGGCGGAGTATCTGCGCGACCTGGCACGGGTGCACGTGCGGCAGGGAAAACCTCTCGCCGCCGTGCCATTGTTGCGCCAGTCGCTGGCGATCGAGGATCGCGCCTTGCCCCCCGATCATCCTGCAATCATCGCCACGCTCGACGATCTAGCCAGCGCGCTCGACAAAACGGCCCAAGCCGATGAGGCAAAACGTCTCGCTGACCGCGCTAAGCAACTGCGTGCCGGTCGGGGCGAGGCGCGGGGGCAATGA
- a CDS encoding polymorphic toxin-type HINT domain-containing protein, translating to MSSVRGVLAAGILTLGAVAAWGADATPAPTPKNSAPREATNASPADHYVREALAAELAGDEASRDELLAQGLSADPDCHSARWQSGYVSIDGKWMTTDETAAKFSSDHDLADYRRRREQAASAGLFARGAVSIGTGGTDEGKSSAAQGASVETYRSDALTQEGIAENAKLARWCRSKRLADEERAHWTQVLLEDRSNREAQTRLSMRWYMRSLLTNAQIDALKHRRSFEERQLTEWKAIVVRWQKELNAGSGVERAEAATEMQDIKDPAVIPALEWAVYSDSPKSPAKGNAATPFQRQAIALLGRLPEQRATYSLAGHAVLAPQAELRSAAADELKKRPLHDFVPNLLSGLANPIQFDYAMAFDRGTGMANYRAVVSQEGRDTVRQVEYSDSVTGLLPSVNGGRDVSVNQTKLVDFTGKRPTVTQTSTSDVGWQFWQPGPRNWTEVPGAVAISRQSQLLAASVDKQDGRIEQMNGRINSVLETVTGKASSTDSDKPADESDAIPDSALAKSATSTADYWWNWWADYNELPTPYKQVSITKYSNSSNRANPSEYSYHQSASSGTVVYNAPPPPYRHCPYCFAAGTPVLTLTGPLAIEKLQIGDRVLAQDPDTGELAYKPVLATSKSPPARLLRITTSRGAVRLTLGHPFWIVGKGWRMAKESRVGDQIHALHGVAVVTAIESQPMEPVFNLNVADFGTYFVSDGQLLVHDFTPRLPSRALLPGYVGDSL from the coding sequence ATGAGTAGTGTAAGAGGCGTCCTGGCAGCCGGCATTCTCACACTCGGCGCAGTGGCGGCTTGGGGAGCGGACGCGACTCCCGCGCCGACGCCCAAAAACTCCGCGCCCCGAGAAGCAACCAACGCGTCTCCGGCAGATCACTATGTGCGCGAAGCCCTTGCGGCCGAATTGGCCGGCGACGAAGCGAGCCGCGACGAATTGCTTGCTCAAGGGCTTTCAGCGGATCCCGACTGCCACTCCGCCCGCTGGCAATCCGGCTACGTCTCCATTGACGGCAAGTGGATGACGACCGATGAAACGGCGGCGAAGTTTTCGTCGGACCATGATCTTGCCGATTATCGCCGACGGCGCGAACAGGCGGCCAGCGCGGGCCTCTTCGCACGTGGCGCTGTGTCGATCGGCACCGGAGGCACGGACGAGGGCAAGAGTTCGGCGGCACAAGGCGCATCGGTCGAGACCTACCGTTCCGATGCCCTCACCCAGGAGGGGATTGCGGAAAACGCGAAGTTAGCACGCTGGTGCCGCTCGAAGCGATTGGCTGACGAGGAGCGCGCTCATTGGACTCAAGTGCTTCTGGAGGACCGTTCGAATCGCGAGGCGCAAACGCGATTGAGCATGCGATGGTACATGCGCAGCTTGCTGACGAATGCCCAGATAGATGCGCTGAAACATCGGCGTTCGTTCGAGGAACGGCAGTTGACGGAATGGAAGGCGATTGTCGTTCGCTGGCAAAAGGAGCTTAACGCCGGCAGCGGCGTTGAGCGCGCCGAGGCAGCCACGGAGATGCAAGATATTAAGGACCCGGCCGTCATCCCGGCTTTGGAATGGGCGGTTTATTCCGATTCGCCCAAGTCGCCGGCCAAAGGCAATGCGGCCACACCGTTCCAACGGCAGGCGATCGCCTTGCTCGGACGGCTGCCGGAGCAGCGCGCTACCTACTCATTGGCCGGGCATGCCGTCCTCGCGCCGCAAGCGGAATTGCGCAGCGCCGCGGCGGACGAACTCAAGAAGCGACCGCTTCACGACTTCGTCCCGAATCTTTTGTCGGGATTGGCCAATCCAATTCAATTCGATTACGCCATGGCATTCGACCGCGGCACGGGAATGGCGAACTACCGCGCCGTCGTTTCGCAGGAGGGGCGAGATACCGTTCGGCAAGTCGAATACTCCGACTCTGTGACGGGATTGTTGCCGAGTGTCAATGGCGGCCGGGACGTGTCCGTGAATCAAACGAAGTTGGTCGACTTTACCGGGAAACGGCCGACCGTAACTCAAACCTCGACATCCGATGTCGGTTGGCAGTTTTGGCAACCCGGCCCGCGCAATTGGACCGAAGTCCCCGGCGCAGTCGCGATTTCACGCCAAAGCCAGTTACTCGCGGCTTCCGTGGACAAACAAGACGGCCGCATCGAGCAAATGAATGGCCGAATCAATTCCGTTCTTGAGACTGTGACCGGCAAGGCGTCATCCACCGACTCGGACAAGCCGGCCGACGAGTCCGACGCGATCCCTGACTCGGCATTGGCAAAGAGCGCGACGTCGACCGCTGACTATTGGTGGAATTGGTGGGCGGACTATAACGAGCTGCCGACGCCCTACAAACAGGTTTCCATCACCAAATACTCCAACAGCTCGAACCGTGCCAATCCCAGCGAGTATTCCTATCACCAATCGGCGAGTTCGGGCACGGTGGTCTACAACGCGCCGCCGCCGCCATATCGCCATTGCCCTTATTGCTTTGCGGCCGGCACGCCGGTTCTGACTTTGACAGGCCCGCTCGCAATCGAAAAATTGCAGATCGGAGACCGCGTGCTTGCCCAAGATCCAGACACCGGCGAACTGGCTTACAAACCGGTCTTGGCGACGAGCAAGAGCCCGCCGGCCAGGCTGCTGCGGATCACGACGTCTCGCGGCGCGGTTCGATTGACGCTCGGACATCCGTTTTGGATCGTCGGCAAAGGTTGGCGAATGGCCAAGGAATCGCGCGTCGGCGATCAGATTCATGCTCTCCACGGAGTTGCCGTTGTCACGGCGATCGAAAGTCAACCGATGGAGCCAGTGTTTAATCTGAACGTCGCCGATTTCGGCACCTATTTCGTGAGCGACGGACAGTTGCTAGTCCACGATTTCACGCCGCGGCTGCCGAGCCGCGCCCTGTTGCCGGGGTACGTCGGCGATAGTCTCTGA
- a CDS encoding polymorphic toxin-type HINT domain-containing protein, producing MREALIAELAGDDTRRDALLAHALQEDPECRAARWQAGYSELEGKWFTPEEVAGKYASDPKLSEYRRRRDHAADAGLFSRVPISDIAESSAGGPTAGGGWSASVAGTTALSSEGLAALVELARWCRAKRLPDEARAHWLQVLVEAPRDGEAERRLGMRWFRGTLVTNAQIEEIKKQHSLEENQLALWKPIVIGWRKSLDEGTAAAKAQATAEMKTVRDPGIIPALEWADATDAVKPPSNRDAATPFQQQAIALLGHLPPQRATYSLVEHAVMARQSEVRSAATDQLKARSLYDFVPILLAGLANPIEFDYATSFDHNLGLSASRAVVSQEGPDAIRQVEYSDSTSGLRPTFVGGLHTVVSGTEWIDVAHIKITPKQLVRYVVSGQNPSNLAGAVTTRQINSISQSSSGAFLPSSPGSSDRVEADRAVVTSERFAASVDARNARIELTDQRIDSVLKEVTKGMSAKVDENADEKDAIPDTAVTKPSTTTADYWWNWWATYNEAYSPEKPTSITAYSRGYNCSHDVNTSTYNVDMTPQMYNSVTRQLIRVGRTHSCFAAGTPVTAITGRMPIEKLRIGDRVLAQDADSGELAYKPVLGTTVRPPIEMMLVTTTRGALRTTRGHPFWIVGKGWRMAKELQVGDRVHCLDGSATVTAIAAEPPQSAYNLIVADFGTYFVGDGRILVHDNTPRLPTAAKVPGFVAMDR from the coding sequence GTGCGGGAAGCGCTTATCGCGGAGTTGGCGGGCGACGACACGCGCCGCGACGCCCTCTTGGCGCACGCGCTCCAAGAAGACCCCGAGTGTCGCGCCGCTCGCTGGCAAGCGGGCTATTCAGAACTCGAAGGAAAGTGGTTCACGCCGGAAGAAGTCGCCGGGAAATACGCTTCCGATCCCAAATTGTCGGAATACCGACGCCGACGCGACCATGCCGCCGATGCCGGTCTATTCTCACGCGTACCGATTTCCGATATAGCGGAGAGTAGTGCCGGAGGTCCCACGGCGGGAGGTGGTTGGTCAGCCAGCGTTGCTGGCACGACAGCACTTTCTTCGGAAGGACTTGCCGCGCTCGTCGAGTTGGCTCGCTGGTGTCGCGCCAAGCGGTTGCCGGACGAAGCGCGGGCCCACTGGCTGCAAGTGCTCGTGGAGGCTCCGAGAGATGGCGAAGCAGAACGCCGCCTCGGCATGCGCTGGTTTCGCGGAACGCTGGTGACAAATGCGCAGATCGAAGAAATCAAGAAACAGCACTCTCTTGAAGAAAATCAACTCGCGCTGTGGAAGCCCATTGTGATCGGTTGGCGAAAGTCGCTCGATGAAGGCACGGCGGCCGCGAAAGCCCAAGCAACCGCGGAAATGAAAACCGTGAGAGATCCGGGGATCATTCCGGCGTTGGAATGGGCCGATGCGACCGATGCGGTCAAACCGCCATCGAATCGTGACGCAGCGACTCCGTTCCAGCAGCAAGCGATTGCGCTGCTCGGTCATCTTCCGCCGCAGCGAGCCACGTACTCCCTCGTTGAACACGCCGTAATGGCTCGCCAATCGGAGGTTCGCAGCGCCGCGACCGACCAATTGAAGGCGCGGTCGTTATACGACTTCGTTCCCATTCTGCTGGCCGGACTGGCCAACCCGATCGAGTTCGACTATGCGACTTCGTTCGATCACAACTTGGGGCTCTCGGCATCCCGCGCCGTTGTTTCCCAGGAGGGACCAGACGCGATCCGACAAGTCGAATACTCCGACTCCACGTCGGGCTTGCGGCCAACTTTTGTGGGTGGCCTGCATACGGTGGTCTCCGGGACAGAATGGATCGACGTGGCACACATTAAAATCACCCCAAAACAACTCGTGCGTTACGTTGTCTCGGGCCAAAACCCAAGTAACCTGGCCGGCGCCGTCACGACCCGCCAGATCAATTCGATTTCGCAATCTAGTTCGGGAGCGTTTCTTCCGAGCTCTCCGGGATCCAGCGACCGTGTTGAGGCCGACCGAGCAGTCGTCACGAGCGAGCGATTCGCCGCCTCCGTCGATGCCCGCAACGCACGGATCGAATTGACCGACCAGCGAATCGATTCGGTCTTGAAAGAAGTTACCAAAGGGATGTCGGCCAAAGTTGACGAAAACGCTGACGAGAAGGACGCGATCCCGGATACCGCCGTCACAAAACCGTCGACAACGACGGCCGATTATTGGTGGAATTGGTGGGCGACCTATAACGAGGCGTATTCGCCCGAGAAACCGACCTCGATCACCGCCTATTCACGCGGATACAATTGCAGCCACGACGTGAATACGAGCACCTACAACGTCGATATGACGCCGCAGATGTACAATTCGGTCACGCGTCAGTTGATACGTGTAGGCCGCACGCACTCCTGCTTTGCCGCCGGAACGCCGGTCACGGCGATCACCGGTCGCATGCCAATCGAGAAACTTCGCATCGGCGACCGTGTTTTGGCGCAAGACGCTGACAGCGGCGAGTTGGCCTACAAGCCGGTTCTGGGAACCACCGTCCGCCCGCCGATCGAGATGATGCTCGTCACGACAACGCGAGGTGCCTTGCGGACGACGCGCGGGCATCCGTTTTGGATCGTCGGCAAGGGGTGGCGAATGGCCAAGGAACTCCAAGTTGGCGACCGAGTGCATTGCCTGGACGGCAGCGCCACCGTGACGGCAATTGCCGCGGAGCCGCCACAGAGCGCTTACAACCTCATCGTGGCCGATTTCGGAACGTATTTCGTGGGAGATGGCCGGATTCTGGTGCACGACAATACGCCGCGGCTGCCAACCGCGGCCAAAGTGCCTGGATTTGTCGCGATGGATCGGTAG
- a CDS encoding tetratricopeptide repeat protein, with translation MLYDGDYKKAMEGFRFDYSFGLQAAGTHWVDSICYLTMAGECHYKMGQLDDALDDYNSALKLYLAFPNWMTGIGFPTTIQPQSSSKPAPWGTSDREAKRGHFPATMALASDTVLVDTVPMPNGGNNMILPGTPVPVNVPEIARCAALALKRRHELMGLVCANDPLTSALEALFVRRPATNHPCAQAWIDADLGMAHLGTGQTAQAVSCLKNSTTMADAMDHPLTPIVLLEQGQLAFEAANLKDARDLLEEASYSAFEYGDLGVIEEAFRSGERVWLATHPNGHDVFPPLAAAITWSKSHCREVCATLLLLAAENHALLNDVRSASAALADARSVIGRREMGMHDVGARLNYLSAMLDYQQARLTPGDQALADALAFQKTGSKWLFQISLVDRFAAEQSGSPLSRKRTLPLYESLLRDPTGADWSADPLEALSVLAIPHPSAYERWFEIARQQSPELGLEVADRARRHRFLSTLPLGGRLMALRWVLEAPLERLGPESRMQRQELFLRYPRYAEFAKQAHQVRDGLAAKPLAAVGAEAQRVQADKLAELGRLSAEQEALLHEMALRRESASIDFPPIRKTKEAQAALTPRQLLFVFFATHDNTYAWLLSKNRLAAWKIEAPPALLEKTVSNLLRAIGNIDANHELTRTELADDAWRGSSRDAFEALVAGSKVNLAANIDEIAIVPDGVLWYLPFEALEVAKGNQAKETVPLLTKSRIRYLPTMGLAVPDRQERRPLGAVGVALGKLHPHDDAQIAETEFERLTKLTPSVSPIRRSLPAPVPLYGSLFDTLVVLDDLSMNVKAAAGSDRLPYDWTPIQLDRARGAAPMSQWFPLPWKNSIVLLPGFHTPAENALHQPGAGPLGSDLFLSTCGLMSTGARTVLISRWRTGGQSSYDLVHQFAQELPYTSAADAWQRAVETVRETPLDADREPRVKRPDRDEPAMARHPLFWSGYMVVDTGWAPPAGADGLAAKK, from the coding sequence ATGCTCTACGACGGCGACTACAAGAAGGCGATGGAAGGATTTCGATTCGATTATTCGTTCGGCCTTCAGGCGGCCGGCACCCATTGGGTCGATTCGATCTGCTATCTCACGATGGCCGGAGAGTGTCACTACAAGATGGGGCAACTCGACGATGCGCTGGATGATTACAATTCGGCACTCAAGCTCTATCTGGCCTTTCCGAACTGGATGACCGGAATCGGATTTCCGACGACGATCCAGCCGCAATCGAGTTCCAAGCCTGCTCCATGGGGGACGAGCGATCGCGAGGCGAAGCGGGGCCACTTTCCCGCCACGATGGCATTGGCCTCCGATACCGTCCTTGTCGACACCGTGCCGATGCCAAACGGCGGAAACAATATGATTCTTCCCGGAACGCCCGTGCCGGTGAACGTGCCGGAAATCGCCCGCTGCGCGGCGTTGGCGCTCAAGCGGCGGCATGAATTGATGGGACTGGTTTGTGCCAACGATCCGTTGACCTCCGCCCTCGAAGCCCTGTTCGTCCGCCGTCCCGCGACCAACCATCCCTGCGCCCAGGCCTGGATCGACGCGGACCTTGGTATGGCCCATCTGGGCACCGGCCAGACCGCGCAGGCCGTCAGTTGCTTGAAGAATTCGACGACCATGGCCGACGCGATGGATCATCCGCTCACGCCGATCGTCTTGCTCGAACAGGGCCAACTGGCCTTCGAAGCCGCCAATTTGAAAGACGCTCGCGATCTGCTCGAAGAGGCCAGCTACTCGGCGTTCGAATATGGCGATCTGGGTGTGATTGAGGAAGCGTTTCGTTCCGGGGAGCGGGTATGGCTCGCGACGCACCCGAACGGCCATGACGTCTTTCCTCCACTGGCGGCGGCGATCACCTGGTCGAAGTCGCACTGCCGGGAGGTGTGCGCGACGCTGCTCCTGTTGGCCGCCGAGAACCACGCCTTGTTGAACGACGTCCGTTCGGCAAGTGCGGCGCTGGCGGATGCGCGCAGCGTCATCGGCCGGCGCGAAATGGGCATGCACGACGTCGGAGCGCGGCTGAACTATCTGTCGGCCATGCTCGATTATCAGCAGGCCAGGTTGACGCCCGGTGATCAGGCGCTGGCCGATGCGCTCGCGTTCCAAAAGACTGGCTCGAAATGGCTGTTCCAAATCTCCTTGGTGGATCGCTTCGCCGCGGAGCAATCGGGCTCGCCGCTGAGCCGCAAGCGAACGCTGCCGCTGTATGAATCGCTGCTCCGCGATCCGACAGGCGCCGATTGGTCGGCCGATCCGCTCGAAGCGCTGTCGGTTCTGGCAATCCCGCATCCCTCGGCATACGAGCGTTGGTTCGAGATCGCTCGCCAACAAAGTCCTGAACTCGGTCTGGAAGTCGCGGATCGGGCGCGACGGCATCGTTTTCTTTCCACGCTGCCGCTCGGCGGCCGGTTGATGGCGCTGCGGTGGGTGCTCGAAGCGCCCCTCGAACGACTCGGTCCAGAATCTCGGATGCAGCGTCAGGAGTTGTTCCTCCGCTACCCGCGTTATGCTGAATTTGCGAAGCAAGCCCATCAGGTGCGCGATGGTTTGGCGGCCAAGCCGCTCGCCGCCGTTGGCGCCGAAGCGCAGCGAGTCCAAGCGGATAAGTTGGCCGAATTGGGTCGGTTGTCCGCCGAGCAAGAAGCGCTGCTCCACGAGATGGCGCTGCGCCGCGAGAGCGCGAGCATCGACTTTCCACCGATTCGCAAGACGAAAGAAGCGCAAGCGGCGTTGACGCCGCGGCAGTTGTTATTCGTGTTCTTTGCCACGCACGATAATACCTATGCTTGGCTGCTATCGAAAAACCGCCTCGCCGCTTGGAAAATCGAGGCTCCGCCGGCGCTGTTGGAGAAAACGGTTTCGAACCTGCTCCGGGCAATCGGCAATATCGACGCCAATCACGAGCTGACGCGAACCGAGTTAGCTGACGATGCCTGGCGCGGATCGTCGCGAGATGCGTTCGAGGCCTTGGTGGCCGGGTCCAAGGTGAACCTCGCGGCGAACATCGATGAAATCGCGATCGTCCCCGACGGTGTGCTCTGGTATCTCCCCTTCGAGGCGCTCGAAGTTGCCAAGGGCAATCAGGCGAAGGAGACGGTGCCGCTATTGACAAAGAGCCGGATTCGCTATCTTCCGACGATGGGGCTCGCCGTTCCCGACCGCCAAGAGCGGCGGCCGCTCGGCGCGGTCGGCGTGGCGCTCGGCAAGCTGCACCCGCACGACGACGCGCAAATCGCCGAAACGGAATTCGAGCGGTTGACCAAGTTGACCCCATCCGTTTCGCCGATCCGGCGCTCGTTGCCAGCGCCAGTGCCGCTCTATGGCTCGCTCTTCGACACGCTGGTGGTGCTCGACGACTTGTCGATGAACGTCAAGGCCGCGGCAGGGAGCGACCGGCTGCCATACGATTGGACGCCGATCCAGCTCGACCGCGCGCGGGGCGCGGCCCCAATGTCGCAATGGTTCCCATTGCCTTGGAAAAACTCGATCGTGCTGCTGCCCGGCTTCCATACGCCGGCCGAGAACGCGTTGCACCAGCCGGGCGCCGGCCCGCTCGGAAGCGACTTGTTTCTCTCGACCTGCGGGCTGATGTCGACCGGCGCGCGGACGGTGCTGATCAGTCGCTGGCGCACGGGAGGCCAGAGCAGCTATGATCTGGTCCATCAATTCGCGCAGGAGCTGCCTTACACGAGCGCGGCGGACGCTTGGCAACGCGCCGTCGAAACGGTTCGCGAAACGCCGCTCGACGCGGATCGCGAGCCGCGCGTCAAACGCCCCGATCGCGATGAGCCGGCAATGGCGCGGCACCCGCTCTTCTGGTCGGGCTACATGGTGGTCGACACCGGCTGGGCCCCGCCAGCCGGCGCCGACGGGCTCGCGGCCAAGAAATAG
- a CDS encoding 2-isopropylmalate synthase, whose product MSESRMIKIFDTTLRDGEQSPGASMNLAEKMEIAQALCDLGVDVIEAGFPIASPGDFEAVRDIAANIRGTTVCGLARASEADIDRAWEALKQAANPRIHVFLATSAIHREFKLKMDKDEIIRRAVAGVERAVGYCDDIEFSPEDAARTEPDFLCRVVEAAIEAGATTVNIPDTVGYATPAHMGNVIRNLKNRVPNIDRAVISMHCHNDLGLAVANSLAGVEAGAGQIECTINGIGERAGNCSLEEIVMALRVRQDYYHADTRIQSARLVPTSRLVSTITGIQVQRNKAIVGRNAFAHEAGIHQDGMLKEPRTYEIMRPEDVGFAKTDLVLGKHSGRAALADRARALGYHLTAEQLQTVFERFKILADKKKDIYDGDLAALCEEQYQDMPESWQFISYNITTGTGMKPTVTLRMKRGDDEVREQMICGDGPIDAIFLAIEKITGVNVVCRDFRVQAVTVGKDAQAEVNVEVAHDGQVYRGRGVSTDSVEASGKAFLNAINRVALQPAARLHPQHSVAR is encoded by the coding sequence ATGTCTGAATCGCGAATGATCAAAATCTTCGACACCACGCTCCGCGACGGCGAGCAATCACCGGGGGCCAGCATGAACCTGGCCGAGAAAATGGAGATCGCCCAAGCGCTTTGCGACCTGGGGGTCGATGTGATCGAGGCCGGGTTCCCGATCGCTTCGCCGGGCGATTTCGAGGCCGTTCGCGATATCGCCGCGAACATCCGCGGCACGACCGTTTGCGGGCTGGCCCGGGCCAGCGAGGCCGATATCGACCGGGCCTGGGAGGCGCTCAAGCAGGCCGCCAATCCGCGAATCCATGTGTTCCTCGCCACTAGCGCGATCCATCGTGAGTTCAAGCTCAAGATGGACAAAGACGAGATCATCCGCCGCGCGGTGGCCGGCGTCGAGCGGGCCGTCGGCTATTGCGACGACATCGAGTTTTCGCCCGAAGACGCGGCCCGCACCGAGCCGGATTTCCTCTGCCGCGTGGTCGAGGCGGCGATCGAAGCCGGGGCGACGACCGTGAACATCCCCGACACGGTCGGCTATGCCACGCCGGCCCACATGGGCAATGTGATCCGCAACCTAAAAAACCGCGTGCCGAATATCGACCGCGCCGTGATCAGCATGCACTGCCACAACGATCTCGGCCTGGCCGTGGCGAACAGCCTGGCGGGAGTCGAAGCCGGTGCCGGCCAGATCGAATGCACGATCAACGGCATCGGCGAGCGGGCCGGTAATTGCTCGCTCGAAGAGATCGTGATGGCCCTGCGCGTGCGGCAGGACTATTACCACGCCGACACGCGGATCCAAAGCGCCCGCCTCGTCCCCACCAGCCGGCTCGTTTCCACGATCACCGGCATTCAGGTGCAACGCAACAAAGCGATCGTCGGCCGCAACGCCTTCGCCCACGAGGCCGGCATCCATCAAGACGGCATGCTCAAGGAGCCGCGGACCTACGAGATCATGCGCCCCGAGGATGTCGGCTTCGCCAAGACCGATCTCGTGCTCGGCAAGCACAGCGGGCGGGCGGCGCTGGCCGATCGCGCTCGGGCCCTCGGTTACCATCTCACGGCCGAGCAGCTTCAAACCGTCTTCGAGCGGTTCAAGATTCTCGCTGACAAGAAAAAGGACATCTACGACGGCGATCTGGCCGCGCTGTGCGAAGAGCAATACCAAGACATGCCCGAGTCTTGGCAATTCATCTCCTACAACATCACGACCGGCACGGGAATGAAGCCGACGGTGACGCTGCGGATGAAGCGCGGCGACGATGAGGTCCGCGAGCAGATGATCTGCGGCGACGGTCCGATCGACGCGATCTTCCTGGCGATCGAGAAGATCACCGGGGTGAACGTCGTCTGCCGCGATTTCCGCGTTCAGGCGGTCACGGTGGGAAAGGACGCGCAGGCCGAGGTGAACGTCGAAGTCGCGCACGACGGACAAGTGTACCGCGGCCGTGGCGTCTCGACCGACAGCGTCGAAGCCAGCGGCAAAGCATTCTTGAACGCGATCAATCGCGTCGCCCTCCAACCCGCCGCGCGCCTGCACCCGCAACACAGCGTGGCGCGGTAG